A window of Streptomyces sp. SAI-127 contains these coding sequences:
- a CDS encoding beta-phosphoglucomutase family hydrolase, whose translation MTVQPHEVVAAVLRDVKAVVFDTDGVITDSARVHAAAWKTAFDALLTEHPPEDPGQRRPFSIRDDYVRYVDGKSRFDGASAFLASRGLDPTEATVRAVAEHKERLFTERLREHGIDAYPGTVRLVRALRRAGMPCAAASASRHAHELLTRAEVLDLFDVLVDGGEAARLGLAGKPQPDLFLEAARRLGVPTGRCAVVEDALAGVEAGRRGGFALVVGVNRAHDPDSGARLLEHGADIVVHDLAELLQEGVRR comes from the coding sequence ATGACCGTCCAGCCCCACGAGGTGGTCGCAGCCGTGCTGCGGGACGTCAAGGCGGTCGTGTTCGACACCGATGGGGTCATCACCGACTCCGCCCGAGTGCACGCAGCCGCATGGAAAACCGCCTTCGACGCCTTGCTGACCGAACACCCGCCCGAGGACCCTGGACAGCGGCGCCCCTTCAGCATCCGCGACGACTACGTGCGATACGTGGACGGCAAGTCCCGGTTCGACGGTGCCTCCGCATTCCTGGCGTCACGTGGTCTCGACCCGACGGAAGCAACCGTGCGCGCCGTGGCGGAGCACAAGGAGCGCCTGTTCACCGAGCGGTTGCGCGAGCACGGCATCGACGCCTACCCGGGGACCGTACGGCTCGTGCGCGCCCTGCGGCGGGCCGGGATGCCGTGTGCTGCGGCCTCCGCGTCCCGGCACGCACACGAGCTCCTCACCCGGGCCGAGGTCCTCGACCTCTTCGACGTCCTGGTCGACGGGGGTGAGGCGGCCCGGCTGGGCCTCGCGGGCAAACCGCAGCCCGACCTGTTCCTGGAAGCTGCACGCCGCCTTGGCGTGCCCACCGGGCGGTGCGCCGTCGTGGAGGACGCGCTGGCGGGCGTCGAGGCAGGTCGGCGGGGCGGGTTCGCCCTCGTTGTCGGAGTGAACCGAGCCCACGATCCGGACAGCGGGGCGCGACTGCTCGAGCACGGCGCCGACATCGTCGTACACGACCTGGCAGAGCTGCTCCAAGAGGGAGTACGACGGTGA
- a CDS encoding universal stress protein produces MVLPVVAGVDGSAESLAAAEWAAREAVRRAQPLHLVHVWNWHPRQQEGEIANAAQRHLARRSLRQAEERVRAAYPDIRLSDEQMEGPATAALLKVADQADLMVLGSRGLSGFTGFVVGSVALGVVAKATRPVVLVRAAEEAADEHVPAGDGGAPTDADYRDVVLAIDLHDACDEVIEFAFQAARLRHARLRAVHAWQAPSPLSLGAGDIGLVSDPQRSDEWLGFLKAVLQGWRDKYPDVEVLETVVEDKASTALVRASTGASLLVVGHRLTERPVGPHTGPVTHAAIHHVGCPVAVVPHLWCCAPRSSG; encoded by the coding sequence ATGGTGCTGCCCGTTGTCGCCGGAGTCGACGGATCCGCCGAGAGTCTGGCCGCCGCCGAATGGGCGGCCCGTGAGGCCGTGCGACGCGCACAGCCGCTGCATCTGGTGCACGTCTGGAACTGGCACCCCCGTCAGCAGGAAGGCGAGATCGCCAACGCCGCCCAGCGGCACCTGGCGCGGCGCTCCCTGCGGCAGGCGGAGGAGCGGGTCCGTGCCGCCTACCCGGACATCCGCCTGTCCGACGAGCAGATGGAAGGCCCAGCGACCGCAGCCTTGTTGAAGGTGGCTGACCAGGCCGACCTGATGGTCCTGGGCTCGCGTGGCCTGAGCGGCTTCACCGGATTCGTCGTGGGTTCGGTCGCGCTCGGCGTCGTGGCCAAGGCGACGCGACCGGTCGTCCTCGTGCGGGCCGCCGAGGAGGCTGCGGACGAACATGTCCCGGCCGGCGACGGAGGCGCTCCGACGGACGCCGACTACCGAGACGTCGTCCTCGCCATCGACCTTCACGACGCGTGCGACGAGGTCATTGAGTTCGCCTTCCAGGCGGCTCGGCTTCGGCACGCCCGGCTTCGGGCCGTGCACGCCTGGCAGGCGCCCAGCCCTCTCAGCCTCGGCGCCGGTGACATCGGTCTGGTCAGCGACCCTCAGCGCTCCGACGAGTGGCTGGGCTTCCTCAAGGCCGTGCTCCAGGGGTGGCGCGACAAGTACCCCGATGTGGAGGTCCTGGAGACGGTGGTGGAGGACAAGGCCTCGACCGCACTCGTCCGGGCCTCGACCGGAGCGAGCCTCCTCGTGGTCGGTCACCGCCTCACCGAGCGGCCTGTGGGCCCACACACCGGCCCCGTCACACACGCCGCGATCCATCACGTCGGCTGCCCCGTGGCCGTCGTACCCCATCTCTGGTGCTGCGCGCCGCGGTCGAGCGGCTGA
- a CDS encoding universal stress protein, producing the protein MLRAAVERLNERYPQLYIAAEQVRRQPAPALLAEAENAELLVIGSQGLGGIGGFMAGSVAMSTVAHVERPVVLVRADETAADEHLPDGSRTASPRTPYRDVAVAVDIGGSCDEVLDFAFRAAQLRQAPLRAVHAWHVPLTQPMPGTEERALIRAEVERELAALLEPWRAKYPDVAVRENLHEGRPAHVLVRATNGAGLLVVGHRRRRGAVGSYTGTVAHALIHHVTRPVALVPHD; encoded by the coding sequence GTGCTGCGCGCCGCGGTCGAGCGGCTGAACGAGCGTTACCCGCAGCTGTACATCGCCGCCGAGCAGGTGCGTAGGCAGCCCGCGCCGGCGCTGCTCGCCGAGGCGGAGAACGCCGAGTTGCTGGTCATCGGAAGCCAGGGGCTCGGCGGCATCGGCGGGTTCATGGCGGGGTCGGTCGCCATGTCCACCGTGGCCCACGTCGAGCGGCCGGTCGTCCTTGTCCGCGCGGACGAGACGGCGGCGGACGAACATCTCCCGGACGGCTCCAGGACAGCGTCGCCTCGTACTCCGTACCGCGATGTCGCGGTAGCCGTGGACATCGGCGGATCCTGCGACGAGGTCCTCGACTTCGCCTTCAGGGCGGCGCAACTGCGGCAGGCACCGCTGCGCGCGGTGCACGCCTGGCATGTTCCTCTCACCCAGCCGATGCCCGGAACCGAGGAGCGCGCGCTGATCAGGGCGGAGGTGGAACGCGAACTCGCGGCACTGCTCGAACCGTGGCGCGCGAAGTACCCCGACGTGGCTGTCCGCGAGAACCTGCACGAGGGCCGTCCCGCACATGTCCTCGTACGGGCAACGAACGGGGCCGGCCTGCTGGTCGTGGGGCACCGCAGGCGCCGTGGCGCAGTCGGCTCGTACACCGGCACGGTGGCCCATGCCCTGATCCACCATGTGACTCGGCCGGTCGCGCTGGTGCCCCACGACTGA
- a CDS encoding carboxymuconolactone decarboxylase family protein, protein MRIFIDKQSPKAFHALVQTAESVRAVAAEAGLDRTAVELINLRVSQINGCAYCLDTHTRAAVRAGESARRLGVLAAWRDTDLFTPVERAALALAEATTDPTDAVAQESAYETARHALTDDQISAAIWVAVTINAFNRVSIMSKHPVRANRGAPDEESGPTVSGG, encoded by the coding sequence ATGCGGATCTTCATCGACAAGCAGAGCCCCAAGGCCTTCCACGCCCTGGTGCAGACGGCGGAATCGGTGCGCGCAGTCGCCGCCGAAGCGGGGCTCGACCGTACCGCCGTGGAACTGATCAACCTTCGCGTGTCGCAGATCAACGGCTGCGCCTACTGCCTCGACACCCACACCAGGGCGGCAGTACGCGCGGGCGAGTCGGCGCGCCGGCTGGGAGTGCTGGCCGCCTGGCGGGACACCGACCTGTTCACGCCCGTGGAGCGGGCGGCCCTCGCACTGGCCGAGGCCACGACCGACCCCACCGACGCCGTCGCACAGGAATCCGCCTACGAGACCGCTCGACACGCGCTCACCGATGACCAGATCTCCGCTGCGATCTGGGTCGCGGTCACCATAAACGCGTTCAACCGGGTCTCGATCATGAGCAAGCATCCGGTACGGGCGAATCGAGGTGCTCCGGACGAGGAGAGCGGTCCCACCGTGTCCGGTGGGTGA
- a CDS encoding MarR family winged helix-turn-helix transcriptional regulator has product MDEEVRWLTAEEQHAWRSFVRLHERLGGRLARMLQSESKLSAADFGVLVNLTDVPDGRQRYQDLARALEWEKSRMSHHIARMAGRGLVIREECPEDARGAFVVITDAGRAAIEAAAPLHVEAVRELFLDHVTPAELRTLADISDRVVAKLDDDPA; this is encoded by the coding sequence ATGGATGAAGAGGTTCGGTGGCTGACGGCGGAGGAGCAGCACGCCTGGCGGAGTTTTGTTCGGTTGCATGAGCGTCTGGGGGGTCGCCTGGCGCGCATGTTGCAGAGCGAGTCGAAGCTTTCGGCCGCGGATTTCGGCGTGTTGGTCAATCTGACGGATGTGCCGGACGGCCGGCAGCGTTACCAGGATCTGGCCCGCGCGCTCGAGTGGGAGAAGAGCCGTATGTCCCACCACATCGCTCGGATGGCAGGACGAGGGCTGGTGATCCGCGAGGAGTGCCCCGAGGACGCGCGGGGAGCGTTCGTGGTGATCACGGACGCCGGGCGGGCGGCGATCGAGGCGGCGGCTCCGCTGCATGTGGAAGCGGTACGAGAGCTGTTCCTGGACCATGTCACGCCGGCGGAGCTGCGGACTCTGGCCGACATCTCCGACCGAGTGGTGGCGAAGCTGGACGACGACCCCGCCTGA
- a CDS encoding propionyl-CoA synthetase, with amino-acid sequence MGTYEDVFRASTEDPESFWLKAAEGIDWDVTPRRALDPSGAPFYRWFPDGRLNVCFNALDRHVEAGRGEQPALVYDSPVTEARRAYTFAQLRDEVAAFAGALAQLGVGHGDRVVIYMPMVPEAAITMLACARIGAVHSVVFGGFAPRELALRIDDAAPKVVVSASCGIEGKRVIAYKPLLDQAIELAAHKPEKSVILQRPQEPAALGPDDLDWAELVAAAPPAGCVPVAATDPLYILYTSGTTGKPKGVVRDCGGYAVALHWSMGAVYDVGPGETMFTGSDVGWVVGHSYIVYAPLLAGATTVLYEGKPVGTPDAGQFWRVAAEYRAKTMFTAPTAFRAIRKEDPKGALTAGYDLSHLRYLFLAGERLDPETYHWASALLGIPVIDHWWQTETGWPIVANPAGIEVAPIKPGSPSRPLPGWDVRVVDPAGEPVPPGVDGAIVVKLPLPPGALPTLWNDDNRYIASYLSAFDGYYLTGDSGHLDDDGYVFVMGRTDDVINVAGHRLSTGSMEEALAAHPDVAECAVIGVADELKGQVPRGFVVLKAGTAREPGEVEAELVQLVRERIGAVASLKDVTVVAALPKTRSGKILRKTMRGIADGRDEPIPSTVDDPGVIETLRPVLRRAGHTP; translated from the coding sequence ATGGGAACGTACGAGGATGTCTTCCGCGCCAGTACCGAGGACCCGGAGAGCTTCTGGCTGAAGGCGGCCGAGGGCATCGACTGGGATGTCACTCCGCGGCGCGCCCTGGATCCCTCGGGCGCACCCTTCTACCGCTGGTTTCCCGACGGGCGGCTCAACGTCTGTTTCAACGCGCTCGACCGGCACGTCGAAGCCGGCCGTGGCGAACAACCCGCGCTCGTCTACGACTCCCCCGTGACCGAGGCCCGCCGCGCCTACACCTTCGCGCAGCTGAGGGACGAGGTGGCGGCCTTCGCGGGAGCCCTCGCACAGCTCGGTGTGGGGCACGGCGACCGCGTGGTGATCTACATGCCGATGGTCCCGGAGGCTGCGATCACGATGCTGGCCTGCGCTCGTATCGGCGCGGTCCACTCGGTCGTCTTCGGCGGGTTCGCCCCGCGCGAACTCGCCCTCCGTATCGATGACGCGGCCCCCAAGGTGGTCGTCTCCGCCTCCTGCGGCATCGAGGGAAAGCGTGTCATCGCGTACAAGCCCCTGCTCGACCAGGCGATCGAACTCGCGGCCCACAAGCCGGAGAAGAGCGTGATCCTGCAACGTCCGCAGGAGCCGGCCGCGCTGGGTCCGGACGATCTCGACTGGGCCGAGCTGGTCGCCGCCGCGCCGCCTGCCGGCTGCGTTCCCGTCGCCGCCACCGATCCCCTGTACATCCTCTACACGTCCGGAACGACCGGAAAGCCCAAGGGAGTCGTGCGGGACTGCGGCGGCTACGCGGTCGCGCTGCACTGGTCGATGGGCGCCGTCTACGACGTGGGCCCGGGCGAGACGATGTTCACCGGCTCCGACGTCGGCTGGGTCGTCGGCCACTCCTACATCGTCTACGCGCCCCTGCTGGCCGGCGCGACGACGGTCCTGTACGAGGGCAAGCCGGTCGGCACCCCGGACGCGGGGCAGTTCTGGCGGGTGGCCGCCGAATACCGGGCCAAGACCATGTTCACGGCGCCCACCGCCTTCCGGGCGATCAGGAAGGAGGACCCGAAGGGCGCACTCACCGCCGGCTACGACCTCTCGCACCTGCGCTATCTCTTCCTCGCCGGTGAGCGCCTCGACCCGGAGACGTATCACTGGGCGAGCGCTCTCCTGGGCATCCCGGTGATCGACCACTGGTGGCAGACCGAGACCGGCTGGCCCATCGTCGCCAACCCGGCCGGCATCGAAGTCGCCCCCATCAAGCCCGGCTCCCCCAGCCGCCCCCTGCCGGGCTGGGACGTCCGCGTCGTCGATCCCGCGGGCGAGCCGGTGCCCCCGGGCGTCGACGGCGCGATCGTCGTCAAGCTTCCCCTGCCGCCCGGCGCACTCCCCACCCTCTGGAACGACGACAACCGCTACATCGCCTCCTACCTGTCCGCCTTCGACGGCTACTACCTCACCGGCGACAGCGGCCACCTCGACGACGACGGCTACGTCTTCGTCATGGGCCGCACCGACGACGTCATCAACGTCGCCGGACACCGGCTGTCCACCGGCAGCATGGAGGAGGCCCTGGCCGCCCACCCCGACGTCGCCGAATGCGCCGTCATCGGCGTCGCCGACGAACTCAAGGGACAGGTACCGCGAGGCTTCGTCGTCCTCAAGGCAGGCACCGCCCGCGAACCGGGCGAGGTCGAAGCCGAACTCGTCCAACTCGTACGCGAGCGCATCGGCGCCGTCGCCTCTCTCAAGGACGTCACGGTCGTGGCCGCCCTGCCCAAGACCCGCTCGGGAAAGATCCTGCGCAAGACCATGCGCGGCATCGCCGACGGCCGCGACGAACCCATCCCGTCCACGGTGGACGACCCCGGCGTCATCGAGACCCTGCGCCCTGTCCTCCGCCGCGCCGGTCACACTCCGTAA
- a CDS encoding alpha/beta hydrolase, whose protein sequence is MGVSPEAHEFAEFLASVSAKSATPGLDLAVIRDIVDSNHKASTEPEGVTYAEVDAGGVPALWAIPEGADPDRALLHFHFGGSVTASMHSDRKAAGHIAKAAGARSLVVDFRLAPEHPHPAQLDDAETAYRWLLSQGYEPRNIGSTGHSIGGTLAVMLPLRLLAKGEATPGAIVSVSPWTDLTLQNASVDENEDNDRMLSRGTLELFRGAWLQDPAVDFTSPEISIANADLTGLPPTTVHYGEYETLADDGAELGRRLADFKVTSEVHPMPEGQHSFVLGAGRVPEVDQAIQQMGQWLREHLGA, encoded by the coding sequence ATGGGAGTAAGCCCTGAGGCCCACGAGTTCGCGGAGTTCCTGGCGAGCGTGAGCGCGAAGTCGGCCACACCCGGCCTGGACCTGGCCGTCATCCGCGACATCGTCGACTCGAACCACAAGGCGTCGACCGAGCCGGAAGGCGTCACCTACGCCGAGGTGGACGCGGGCGGCGTCCCCGCCCTGTGGGCCATCCCCGAGGGCGCCGACCCCGACCGGGCACTGCTCCACTTCCACTTCGGCGGATCGGTCACCGCCTCGATGCACTCGGACCGCAAGGCCGCAGGCCATATCGCGAAGGCGGCCGGAGCCCGCTCCCTCGTCGTGGACTTCCGCCTGGCGCCCGAACACCCCCACCCCGCGCAGCTCGACGACGCCGAGACGGCCTACCGCTGGCTGCTCTCGCAGGGCTACGAGCCGAGGAACATCGGCAGCACCGGTCACTCGATCGGCGGCACCCTCGCGGTGATGCTGCCGCTGCGTCTGCTCGCGAAGGGCGAGGCGACCCCGGGGGCGATCGTCAGCGTCTCGCCGTGGACCGACCTCACCCTCCAGAACGCGTCGGTGGACGAGAACGAGGACAACGACAGGATGCTCAGCCGGGGCACGCTGGAACTCTTCCGCGGAGCCTGGCTGCAGGATCCCGCCGTGGACTTCACCTCACCCGAGATCAGCATTGCGAACGCCGACCTCACCGGCCTGCCGCCCACGACCGTCCACTACGGCGAGTACGAGACCCTCGCCGACGACGGCGCCGAGCTCGGCCGCCGACTGGCGGACTTCAAGGTCACTTCCGAGGTCCACCCGATGCCCGAGGGACAGCACTCGTTCGTCCTGGGCGCGGGGCGGGTACCCGAGGTGGACCAGGCCATCCAGCAGATGGGCCAGTGGCTGCGTGAGCACCTCGGCGCGTGA
- a CDS encoding LysR family transcriptional regulator, with translation MHPHSPDENPAPRPVGSRSVDPRKLRADDLRYLLAVSRTGRLVTAADALGVDHTTVSRRIAALEKSLGLRLIERGAEGWTLTDIGRAVSENARVIEEAIDRVVDTVAGQDSPSLHGTVRVSAPDGFGTVFATPALVRVRRRHPRLQVELITATRQLALRPSGFDLALVIGVPASSHLVTEHLTDYTLGLYANDDYLSRYRRPETVAELREHPLIFYIESMLQVGDLDIERHLPGMTPAFSSTNVFAQLEATQQGAGIGVLPAFLAQRTRLRRLLADEIDIRLPITLAVRREAVTHPAVRVLWTALRHEVTERAAELIPE, from the coding sequence GTGCACCCCCACTCCCCGGACGAGAACCCCGCTCCGCGGCCGGTCGGCTCTCGCTCCGTCGATCCGCGCAAACTCCGGGCGGACGATCTGCGCTACCTGCTCGCGGTGTCCCGTACCGGCCGTCTGGTGACAGCCGCCGACGCACTCGGCGTGGATCACACGACCGTGTCACGCCGTATCGCCGCACTGGAGAAGAGCCTCGGCCTGCGTCTCATCGAGCGGGGCGCGGAGGGCTGGACACTGACGGACATCGGTCGAGCCGTCTCGGAGAACGCGCGCGTGATCGAGGAGGCCATCGACCGCGTCGTGGACACCGTGGCGGGCCAGGACTCGCCGTCCCTGCACGGCACGGTGCGCGTCAGCGCGCCCGACGGCTTCGGCACCGTCTTCGCCACGCCCGCCCTCGTACGGGTACGCCGCCGGCACCCCCGGCTCCAGGTCGAACTCATCACCGCGACACGGCAGCTCGCCCTGCGCCCGTCCGGCTTCGATCTCGCTCTCGTCATCGGCGTCCCTGCCAGCAGCCACCTGGTGACGGAACACCTCACCGACTACACGCTGGGGCTCTACGCCAATGACGACTACCTCAGCCGGTACCGCCGCCCTGAGACGGTGGCCGAGCTGCGCGAGCACCCGCTCATCTTCTACATCGAGTCGATGCTGCAGGTCGGCGACCTCGACATCGAACGCCACCTTCCCGGCATGACCCCGGCATTCTCCTCGACGAACGTCTTCGCCCAGCTCGAAGCCACCCAGCAGGGCGCCGGCATCGGCGTCCTGCCGGCCTTTCTGGCCCAGCGGACCCGACTGCGCCGACTGCTCGCCGACGAGATCGACATCCGGCTCCCCATCACCCTGGCCGTCCGCCGCGAGGCGGTGACGCACCCGGCCGTACGCGTCCTGTGGACCGCCCTACGGCACGAGGTCACCGAACGGGCGGCCGAACTGATACCGGAATGA
- a CDS encoding iron-containing alcohol dehydrogenase, with product MTSSPDGEDREAREAMMLAATQAGIAFSNSSVALVHGMSRPIGAHFHVAHGLSNAMLFPAVTAFSAHAAESRYADCARALGAATDGDGDALAADRLVEALRSLCQDLDVPTPRAHGIDKDEWSRLSPLMAEQALASGSPANNPVVPTVDEIQDLYAQIYA from the coding sequence GTGACGTCGTCTCCCGACGGGGAAGACCGCGAGGCTCGCGAGGCGATGATGCTCGCCGCGACCCAGGCCGGCATCGCCTTCTCCAACTCCAGCGTGGCGCTGGTGCACGGCATGAGCCGCCCGATCGGCGCTCACTTCCACGTCGCCCACGGCCTGTCGAACGCCATGCTCTTCCCCGCGGTGACCGCGTTCTCCGCACACGCCGCCGAGAGCCGGTACGCCGACTGCGCCCGCGCCCTCGGAGCCGCCACCGACGGCGACGGTGACGCCTTGGCCGCCGACAGGCTCGTAGAGGCACTGCGATCGCTGTGTCAGGATCTTGACGTGCCCACCCCTCGGGCCCACGGCATCGACAAGGACGAGTGGTCCCGCCTGTCGCCCCTCATGGCCGAGCAGGCGCTCGCGTCCGGGTCGCCCGCCAACAACCCCGTCGTACCCACCGTGGACGAGATCCAGGATCTCTACGCGCAGATCTACGCCTGA
- a CDS encoding enoyl-CoA hydratase/isomerase family protein produces MTDTAAAEILADVHRGVGRILLNRPKALNALTTDMVAAIDRKLAEWADTPLSAVVLASTSTKAFCAGGDIRTIREHSLAGDAEASERFFASEYRLNARIAEYPVPVVSLIDGVCMGGGLGLSVHGGFRVVTERAVLAMPETGIGFFPDVGASYFLPRLPGALGMYLGLTGHRLDAADTLYTGLATHFVPADGLDAVGDALADNPGDPVDVVLNRLGGGSPVAESRLAEVRGEVDWAFGAATLGEIEKRLRHLDTPWAAGALVALESASPQSLEITHALLSRGRQRTLRECLAAELALARTTIRTPDFLEGVRAALVDKDRNPDWQRVALDGRTLPS; encoded by the coding sequence ATGACTGACACCGCTGCCGCAGAGATTCTCGCCGACGTCCACCGGGGCGTCGGCCGCATCCTGCTGAACCGGCCCAAGGCGCTCAACGCGCTGACCACGGACATGGTCGCCGCGATCGACCGCAAGCTCGCCGAGTGGGCGGACACGCCGCTGTCCGCCGTGGTGCTCGCGAGCACCAGCACGAAGGCGTTCTGTGCCGGTGGAGACATCCGCACGATCCGCGAGCACAGCCTCGCCGGGGACGCCGAGGCCAGTGAACGGTTCTTCGCCTCCGAGTACCGGCTCAACGCCCGGATCGCCGAATATCCCGTGCCGGTCGTGTCGCTCATCGACGGAGTGTGCATGGGCGGCGGGCTCGGTCTGTCCGTCCACGGCGGCTTCCGCGTCGTCACCGAGCGCGCGGTGCTCGCGATGCCCGAGACCGGGATCGGGTTCTTCCCGGATGTCGGGGCCAGCTACTTCCTGCCGAGGCTGCCCGGCGCGCTCGGCATGTACCTGGGACTGACGGGGCACCGGCTCGACGCGGCCGACACCCTCTACACGGGGCTGGCCACGCACTTCGTCCCCGCGGACGGGCTCGACGCGGTCGGCGACGCGTTGGCCGACAACCCCGGCGACCCGGTGGACGTGGTCCTCAACCGTCTCGGCGGCGGTTCCCCGGTGGCGGAGAGCAGGCTGGCGGAGGTACGCGGGGAGGTGGACTGGGCATTCGGCGCGGCGACCCTCGGCGAGATCGAGAAACGCCTGCGTCACCTCGACACCCCCTGGGCGGCAGGCGCACTGGTCGCCTTGGAGTCGGCCTCGCCGCAGAGCCTGGAGATCACTCACGCCCTGTTGTCCCGGGGCAGGCAGCGCACATTGCGCGAGTGCCTTGCCGCTGAACTCGCCCTCGCGCGTACGACCATCCGCACGCCGGACTTCCTGGAGGGCGTCCGCGCGGCCCTGGTCGACAAGGACCGCAACCCCGACTGGCAGCGTGTGGCGCTCGACGGACGGACGTTGCCGTCCTGA
- a CDS encoding NADP-dependent oxidoreductase, protein MKAFVVEKYGKDGARAADVPEPTVGDRDVLVRVSAASVNPLDKMVRNGEFKQLLKYKRPFVLGHDVAGVVTRVGSAVHGFEVGDEVYARPRDLRIGGFAEFIAIDMDDVAPKPDSLTLQEAAAVPLVALAAWQILVDRAHVQPGQKVLIHAGAGGLGSTVIQLAKHLGATVATTTSTDTEKLVGSLGADIVVDYTKEDFSKMLSGYDLVLDSVGGANLEKSLTVLKPGGLAISVVGPPDPGFAKQLGAPSFLGLVMSMLSRKVRKQAKALGVRYQFFFMQANGSQLRKLGALYDGGKLRPVIDSTFPFDQTLEAMAYVEQGRTKAGKVVVSMVPDND, encoded by the coding sequence ATGAAGGCCTTCGTCGTCGAGAAGTACGGCAAGGACGGCGCACGCGCCGCTGACGTACCCGAGCCCACGGTCGGAGACCGCGACGTCCTGGTCAGGGTGAGCGCCGCCAGTGTCAATCCGCTGGACAAAATGGTCCGCAACGGGGAGTTCAAGCAGCTCCTGAAGTACAAACGTCCGTTCGTGCTCGGCCACGACGTGGCCGGCGTGGTGACGCGGGTCGGCTCCGCCGTACACGGCTTCGAAGTCGGCGACGAGGTCTACGCCCGCCCGCGCGACCTGCGGATCGGCGGCTTCGCGGAGTTCATCGCGATCGACATGGACGATGTCGCCCCCAAACCGGACTCCCTCACTCTTCAGGAGGCAGCCGCCGTGCCGCTGGTGGCTCTGGCCGCCTGGCAGATCCTCGTCGACCGGGCCCATGTGCAGCCGGGGCAGAAGGTGCTCATCCACGCAGGTGCCGGTGGCCTCGGCTCGACGGTCATCCAGCTCGCCAAGCATCTCGGCGCCACGGTCGCCACGACCACGAGCACCGACACGGAGAAGCTGGTCGGCAGCCTCGGCGCCGACATCGTCGTCGACTACACCAAAGAAGACTTCTCGAAGATGCTGTCCGGCTACGACCTGGTGCTGGACTCCGTGGGTGGAGCGAACCTCGAGAAGTCGCTGACCGTGCTGAAGCCCGGCGGTCTGGCCATCAGTGTCGTCGGCCCGCCGGACCCCGGCTTCGCCAAGCAGCTGGGCGCCCCCTCGTTCCTGGGCCTGGTGATGAGCATGCTCAGCCGCAAGGTCCGCAAGCAGGCGAAGGCGCTGGGCGTGCGCTACCAGTTCTTCTTCATGCAGGCCAACGGCTCCCAGCTGCGCAAGCTCGGCGCCCTCTACGACGGCGGGAAGCTCCGCCCGGTCATCGACAGCACCTTCCCGTTCGACCAGACGCTCGAGGCGATGGCGTACGTCGAGCAGGGCCGCACCAAGGCGGGCAAGGTCGTGGTCTCGATGGTGCCCGACAACGACTGA
- a CDS encoding TetR family transcriptional regulator has product MSRVSQAQALENRRRAVAAASQLFRERGVNGISVADLMKSIGLTTGGFYKQFASKEALIAEAAQAAFGDLDQLLASFDAAQGDHDTARGALIDHYLSPEHRDQPGSGCPTAGFAGDTARESTTGEVRETYAAGVEKFAAWLSTDADDGLPMVATLVGAILLARATAGTELSEKILASTHEALTAPHDA; this is encoded by the coding sequence ATGAGTCGCGTTTCGCAAGCACAAGCGCTCGAGAACCGCAGGCGCGCGGTCGCCGCGGCCTCCCAGCTCTTCCGGGAGCGCGGCGTCAACGGCATCAGCGTCGCCGACCTGATGAAGTCCATCGGGCTGACCACGGGCGGCTTCTACAAGCAGTTCGCCTCCAAGGAGGCACTCATCGCCGAGGCGGCTCAGGCCGCGTTCGGGGACCTCGACCAGCTCCTGGCGTCGTTCGACGCGGCCCAGGGCGATCACGACACCGCGCGCGGCGCCCTCATCGACCACTACCTGTCCCCCGAGCACCGCGACCAGCCCGGGTCCGGTTGCCCCACCGCGGGATTCGCCGGGGACACGGCTCGCGAGTCCACGACCGGGGAGGTGCGCGAAACGTACGCGGCGGGCGTCGAGAAATTCGCCGCGTGGCTGTCCACCGACGCCGACGACGGCCTTCCCATGGTGGCCACCCTGGTCGGCGCGATCCTGCTCGCCCGGGCCACGGCGGGCACGGAACTGTCGGAGAAGATCCTGGCATCCACCCACGAAGCCCTGACCGCACCACACGATGCTTGA